One genomic region from Zalophus californianus isolate mZalCal1 chromosome 2, mZalCal1.pri.v2, whole genome shotgun sequence encodes:
- the LOC113924965 gene encoding RNA polymerase II subunit A C-terminal domain phosphatase SSU72-like, giving the protein MRSSLLRVAVVCSSNQNRSMEAHNILSKRGFSVRSFGTGTHVKLPGPAPDKPNVYDFKTTYDQMYNDLLRKDKELYTQNGILHMLDRNKRIKPRPERFQNCRDLFDLILTCEERVYDQVVEDLNSREQETCQPVHVINVDIQDNHEEATLGAFLICELCQCIQHTEDMENEIDELLQEFEEKSSRAFLHTVCFY; this is encoded by the coding sequence ATGCGGTCGTCGCTGCTGCGGGTGGCGGTGGTGTGCTCGAGCAACCAGAACCGGAGCATGGAGGCGCACAACATCCTCAGCAAACGGGGATTCAGTGTCCGGTCCTTTGGAACAGGAACTCATGTGAAGCTCCCAGGACCAGCACCCGACAAGCCAAATGTTTATGATTTCAAAACTACATATGATCAGATGTACAATGATCTCCTTAGGAAGGACAAAGAACTCTATACGCAGAATGGCATCTTACATATGTTGGACAGAAATAAGAGGATCAAGCCACGGCCAGAAAGGTTCCAGAACTGCAGAGACCTGTTTGATCTGATCCTCACCTGTGAAGAGAGAGTGTACGATCAGGTGGTGGAAGATCTGAACTCCAGAGAGCAGGAGACCTGCCAGCCAGTGCACGTGATCAATGTGGACATCCAGGACAACCACGAAGAGGCCACCCTGGGGGCGTTCCTCATCTGCGAGCTGTGCCAGTGCATTCAGCACACAGAGGACATGGAGAACGAGATCGATGAGCTGCTTCAGGAGTTTGAGGAGAAGAGCAGCAGAGCCTTCCTGCACACCGTCTGCTTCTACTGA